The following proteins are co-located in the uncultured Draconibacterium sp. genome:
- a CDS encoding aminopeptidase P family N-terminal domain-containing protein, protein MIKNTISNRLSALRAEMHKLNIDAWYISGTDPHSSEYLPARWQTRMFISGFTGSYGMVVVTKDEAALWTDSRYFLQAAEQLEGTGIQMMKLRIPDAVSPEMWLGKKLKAGSRVGMDAQTVSVAGFKSFENTLAKYEIETVETPDLLDNIWSDRPLDSAEKVFELGLEYSGVSRKEKQENIAADLQKSGADYQVVSMLDELAWLYNLRGNDISYNPVFNGFACIGKNDSYLFVESSKIEAGLKSILEKDGVTLLPYAQFYDFLSGVSGKKILVDPATLNYAAYSALIQNNELIESTSLVSLLKSRKNETEIAGFKEAMKKDGVALVEFHYWLKNHIGKETISEYNIGVKLKEFRAKQADFKGESFPPIVGYKSHGAMVHLIVGPDDAFPVEADGILLFDSGGQYLQGTTDITRTVALGAVSEQQRTDFTIVLKGMIGLTNAVFPFGTKGCHLDILARKPMWENGMNYGHGTGHGVGHFLNVHEGPMAIRQEYNENRIEPGNVMSNEPAFYREGLYGIRTENMIVCVEKEVTEFGRFLGFETLTLCPIDTTLIRVELLTTEEKDWMNNYHKKVNEALKPLLSDNLHLFLDQLTAEI, encoded by the coding sequence ATGATTAAAAATACAATATCAAATCGTCTTTCAGCTTTGCGTGCCGAAATGCACAAATTAAATATTGATGCCTGGTACATTTCCGGAACCGATCCGCATTCGAGCGAGTATTTGCCGGCGAGGTGGCAAACCCGCATGTTTATCTCCGGCTTTACCGGATCGTACGGAATGGTGGTAGTTACAAAAGACGAAGCTGCTTTGTGGACCGACTCACGTTATTTTTTGCAGGCTGCCGAACAATTGGAAGGTACAGGTATTCAAATGATGAAATTGCGCATTCCGGATGCTGTTTCGCCTGAAATGTGGCTAGGCAAAAAATTGAAAGCCGGAAGCCGCGTTGGAATGGATGCCCAAACCGTTTCGGTTGCCGGATTTAAAAGTTTTGAAAATACACTGGCAAAATATGAAATAGAAACCGTTGAAACGCCCGATCTGCTCGACAATATATGGTCTGACCGTCCTTTGGATTCGGCAGAAAAAGTGTTTGAACTGGGCCTTGAATATTCCGGAGTTTCACGAAAAGAAAAACAAGAAAATATTGCTGCCGATCTTCAAAAGTCAGGAGCCGATTACCAGGTGGTTTCCATGCTCGACGAACTGGCATGGTTGTACAATCTGCGCGGAAACGACATAAGTTACAACCCGGTTTTTAATGGTTTTGCCTGTATTGGTAAAAACGATAGTTACCTGTTTGTCGAAAGTTCGAAAATTGAGGCAGGCTTAAAATCTATACTCGAAAAAGACGGCGTGACCTTATTGCCGTACGCTCAGTTTTATGATTTCCTATCCGGAGTCTCGGGAAAGAAAATTTTGGTTGATCCAGCTACTTTAAATTATGCTGCTTACAGCGCGTTAATTCAAAACAACGAGTTGATTGAAAGCACTTCGTTGGTTTCGTTGCTGAAATCCAGAAAAAATGAAACTGAAATTGCCGGTTTTAAAGAAGCCATGAAAAAAGACGGGGTGGCTTTGGTTGAATTTCATTACTGGTTAAAAAATCACATTGGTAAAGAAACTATATCGGAATACAACATTGGTGTAAAACTGAAAGAATTCAGGGCAAAGCAGGCTGATTTTAAAGGAGAAAGTTTTCCTCCCATTGTGGGTTACAAAAGCCACGGCGCCATGGTTCATTTAATTGTTGGACCCGATGATGCTTTTCCGGTTGAAGCCGACGGAATTTTACTTTTCGATTCGGGAGGACAGTATTTGCAGGGAACCACCGATATTACGCGTACGGTTGCCCTGGGTGCTGTTTCGGAACAGCAAAGAACTGATTTTACCATTGTATTAAAAGGAATGATTGGCCTGACAAATGCCGTATTCCCTTTTGGAACCAAAGGTTGTCATTTAGATATTCTGGCACGCAAACCAATGTGGGAAAACGGAATGAACTATGGACATGGAACCGGACACGGAGTTGGGCACTTTTTAAATGTGCACGAAGGCCCGATGGCAATCAGACAGGAATACAACGAAAATAGAATTGAACCCGGAAATGTAATGTCGAACGAACCCGCCTTTTACCGCGAAGGTTTGTATGGAATTCGTACCGAAAATATGATTGTTTGTGTGGAAAAGGAAGTGACCGAATTTGGACGTTTCCTTGGTTTTGAAACACTTACTCTTTGTCCGATAGATACCACTTTGATTCGTGTTGAATTGCTGACGACAGAGGAAAAAGACTGGATGAACAACTATCACAAAAAAGTAAATGAGGCATTAAAACCTTTGCTCTCAGATAATCTTCACCTGTTTCTTGATCAATTAACAGCAGAGATTTAG
- a CDS encoding SET domain-containing protein — MIHPKTELRFINDIVGYGVVATEFIPKGTITWVFDKLDREFSPAEFESMEGVYKDLLCSYTFRNNKGNYVLCWDHGRYVNHSFKSNCLSTAYDFEIAIKDILSGEQLTDDYGYLNIIEPFRAFDEGTKRKTVYPDDLVRYSKVWDKKITGVFGKIPNLNQPLKELISENTWNEILMVCEQKKEIESIFKNYYNDKENLRNYQLA, encoded by the coding sequence ATGATACATCCTAAAACTGAACTTCGGTTTATTAACGATATTGTGGGCTACGGAGTTGTGGCTACGGAGTTTATTCCGAAAGGAACCATAACGTGGGTTTTTGACAAACTCGACAGGGAGTTTTCTCCAGCCGAATTTGAATCGATGGAAGGTGTTTACAAAGACTTACTTTGTAGTTACACTTTTCGGAACAACAAAGGGAATTATGTTTTGTGCTGGGACCATGGTCGGTATGTAAATCATAGTTTTAAATCAAATTGTTTGTCTACGGCATATGACTTTGAAATTGCCATAAAAGACATTTTGTCGGGAGAACAGTTAACCGATGATTACGGTTACCTGAACATCATTGAACCTTTTAGAGCCTTTGATGAAGGTACCAAAAGAAAAACCGTTTATCCCGACGATTTGGTTCGCTATTCAAAAGTGTGGGATAAAAAAATTACCGGAGTTTTTGGTAAAATTCCAAACCTGAATCAACCCTTAAAAGAACTGATCTCAGAAAATACCTGGAATGAAATACTTATGGTTTGCGAACAAAAGAAAGAAATTGAGTCTATATTTAAGAATTATTACAACGACAAGGAAAATTTGCGTAATTACCAGCTGGCATAA
- a CDS encoding response regulator, with the protein MKKAIVCVDDENIILESLGEQIKNMFGDEFIYESAENAEEGMEVIKELSEENIDVLVIVSDWLMPGKKGDEFLIDVHHKFPKIVKVMLTGQADESAIQNAIENAKLHAYISKPWNSDDLEKVIRTGLSKIENKE; encoded by the coding sequence ATGAAAAAAGCAATTGTTTGCGTTGATGACGAAAACATTATTCTCGAAAGTTTAGGTGAGCAAATAAAAAATATGTTCGGTGATGAGTTTATCTACGAATCGGCAGAAAATGCAGAGGAAGGGATGGAAGTTATCAAAGAACTTTCGGAAGAAAATATTGATGTTTTGGTTATCGTTTCGGATTGGTTAATGCCCGGAAAAAAAGGCGATGAATTTTTAATCGATGTACATCACAAATTTCCTAAAATTGTAAAAGTTATGCTTACTGGTCAGGCCGATGAATCAGCAATTCAAAACGCAATTGAAAATGCAAAATTACACGCCTACATTAGTAAACCCTGGAATTCGGATGATTTGGAAAAAGTGATTCGTACCGGACTAAGCAAAATTGAAAATAAAGAGTAG
- a CDS encoding sodium:solute symporter family protein gives MQAEITILIYFVFIVGIGVYSAFRIKTPDDYFVAGKKAGLIPVSGSLLATILGGSAILGTIELSQKLGWPGLWFLFSAALGLFVLIPISKYVRRYGNYTLPELLGTFYGKKAETISSVIIPIAWIGIVAAQIIAAAKILNGLGFISYQNAAIVSGLVFISYTLLGGQHSILKTDTLQAVLIIGGLVFLFVFARMNPMEHTFETFQFSLLFNTKFSLIDLLILILTYSVTFVVGPDIYSRVFCAKNEKTASRSILLVALILIPTSFVLTYLGIYANETGAGIVAFAEHLLPGWAYGLFIAALLSAVMSSADTTLLTSSIIVSELITGNLNKSNSLKLTRYFILFTGAASLLIALFVTSIIQALLLALTFFSGAFVVPTLAGLLKIKVNKKRVATAILIGGTTALAGKIIQTAGSELAGNTIIISSYILNAAILWNYKKPNTNSGEL, from the coding sequence ATGCAAGCTGAAATTACAATTTTAATATACTTCGTTTTTATTGTCGGAATAGGTGTTTATTCTGCTTTTCGGATTAAAACACCTGACGACTATTTTGTAGCCGGTAAAAAGGCCGGATTAATTCCGGTTTCAGGAAGTTTGCTCGCCACAATTTTAGGAGGTTCAGCTATTTTAGGAACAATCGAACTCAGCCAAAAATTAGGCTGGCCGGGTTTGTGGTTTCTATTTTCTGCTGCCCTCGGATTGTTTGTACTTATTCCAATCTCAAAATATGTGCGACGTTACGGAAACTACACCTTGCCCGAACTTTTAGGTACTTTTTACGGGAAAAAAGCAGAAACCATTTCATCGGTAATTATTCCGATTGCCTGGATCGGAATTGTGGCTGCGCAAATTATTGCTGCAGCTAAAATTCTCAATGGGCTAGGTTTTATATCGTACCAGAATGCGGCTATTGTTTCGGGGCTTGTTTTTATTTCGTACACCTTATTGGGTGGTCAACACAGTATCTTAAAAACAGATACTTTACAAGCTGTTCTGATTATTGGAGGCCTCGTATTTTTATTTGTGTTCGCCAGAATGAATCCGATGGAACATACTTTCGAAACATTTCAGTTTTCGCTGCTTTTTAATACCAAATTTTCGCTTATCGATTTGCTCATTTTAATACTCACCTACTCGGTAACTTTTGTGGTTGGCCCCGATATTTATTCGCGGGTATTTTGTGCAAAAAACGAAAAAACAGCTTCGCGGAGTATTTTACTTGTTGCGCTTATTCTTATACCCACCTCATTTGTACTAACCTATCTTGGAATTTATGCCAACGAAACAGGTGCAGGGATTGTGGCATTTGCCGAACATCTTTTACCCGGCTGGGCCTACGGACTCTTTATTGCAGCCTTGTTATCGGCTGTTATGTCATCGGCAGATACAACGCTTTTAACATCATCGATAATTGTTAGCGAACTGATAACCGGCAACCTGAATAAAAGCAATTCGTTAAAACTTACCCGGTATTTCATCTTATTTACAGGAGCAGCAAGTCTGTTAATTGCACTTTTTGTTACTTCAATTATTCAGGCACTTTTGCTTGCTTTAACGTTTTTCTCGGGAGCATTTGTAGTTCCAACACTGGCCGGCCTTTTAAAAATTAAGGTGAATAAAAAACGGGTAGCTACAGCAATTCTAATTGGCGGTACAACTGCCTTAGCAGGTAAAATAATCCAGACTGCCGGTTCTGAACTTGCGGGAAATACAATCATTATTTCAAGCTACATTTTAAATGCAGCCATTCTGTGGAACTATAAAAAGCCAAATACAAATTCCGGTGAGTTATAG
- a CDS encoding PAS domain-containing sensor histidine kinase, whose translation MEDNTKYKRLIESLENEYFFYSHNLQGEYLYISPSVEKVLGYSVEEAYGGLVKHMTDSELNKQTLETLRKSASGHKQKTFELELYTKNKKIKVIEITESPLFDDSGNLISIEGVAHEITERKRQEELIKSQNAELQKQEEELRKNLEEMQVNNEYISKLKKEVDDRQQLLLNIINEIPEKIFLKDDKGRFILANTPVAKNYGLTPEELIGKSDFDFYPKEFAQEKLDREKQILDSGIGITHEEGDFDKEDGLIVKSRIQPFKLDYLNTKGILGIQIDITQIRKSESKLKVLNEELKSHEKELSRNLKEMTKTKLELEDTIQNLKNTQNQLVQSEKMGALGHLIAGIAHEINTPIGAINASVDNISASLDASLQNIYILFTKLSKSDLVAFLRIMELIDRQKYTLTSKEKRQYKKEIKLKLTEAGFENAFEVTEMLIYLNLYEKVDQVMPLLNVENPEFILKSIKDIYSVRKNSENIKLAVDKASKIVFALKKFSHKDQGGSKEKANLLDNIETVLILQHNRLKQGIEITKNYDEIPLVNCYPDELVQVWTNLISNSIQAMDNKGELTITAKNLGEKVQISISDTGIGIPDDIKEKIFEPFFTTKKAGEGTGIGLDLVAKIIEKHSATLDLESTVGVGTTFKITLPVN comes from the coding sequence ATGGAAGATAATACTAAATATAAAAGGCTAATTGAGAGTTTGGAAAATGAATATTTTTTCTACTCGCACAATCTGCAAGGAGAGTACTTGTACATAAGTCCATCTGTTGAAAAAGTATTAGGCTACAGTGTTGAAGAAGCCTACGGCGGACTGGTAAAACACATGACCGACAGCGAGTTGAACAAACAAACGCTTGAGACGCTTCGGAAAAGTGCAAGCGGACACAAACAAAAAACCTTTGAACTCGAACTTTATACAAAAAATAAAAAGATTAAGGTTATTGAAATTACTGAATCTCCACTTTTTGACGATAGTGGAAATTTGATTTCAATTGAAGGTGTGGCACACGAAATTACCGAACGAAAAAGACAGGAAGAACTTATAAAAAGCCAAAACGCTGAATTGCAAAAACAAGAGGAAGAACTACGTAAGAACCTCGAGGAAATGCAAGTAAACAACGAATACATCAGCAAATTAAAAAAAGAGGTTGACGACAGACAACAACTTCTGCTAAATATTATTAACGAAATTCCTGAAAAGATTTTTTTAAAAGATGACAAGGGAAGATTTATTCTTGCCAATACTCCTGTGGCAAAAAACTATGGCCTCACACCCGAGGAATTGATCGGTAAATCTGATTTTGATTTTTACCCCAAAGAATTTGCTCAGGAAAAACTCGATCGTGAAAAACAAATTCTTGATAGCGGTATTGGGATTACACATGAAGAAGGTGATTTTGACAAAGAAGACGGACTGATTGTAAAATCGAGAATACAACCTTTTAAGCTGGACTATTTAAACACAAAAGGAATCCTCGGAATTCAAATTGATATTACTCAAATTCGAAAAAGTGAGTCGAAATTAAAAGTACTCAATGAAGAATTAAAATCGCATGAAAAAGAGCTGAGCCGGAACTTAAAAGAAATGACCAAAACCAAACTTGAATTGGAAGACACCATTCAGAATTTGAAAAACACCCAAAACCAACTGGTTCAGTCGGAAAAAATGGGAGCACTGGGTCATTTAATTGCCGGAATTGCACACGAGATCAATACTCCAATTGGCGCAATTAATGCGTCGGTAGATAATATTTCAGCTTCGTTAGATGCCTCATTACAAAACATCTATATATTATTTACAAAACTATCCAAATCTGATTTGGTGGCTTTTTTACGGATCATGGAATTAATCGACCGTCAGAAATATACGCTCACTTCGAAAGAAAAAAGACAGTATAAAAAAGAAATAAAATTAAAACTTACGGAAGCTGGATTTGAGAATGCTTTTGAAGTTACCGAGATGCTTATTTACCTTAATTTATACGAAAAAGTTGACCAGGTAATGCCTCTGCTAAACGTTGAGAATCCCGAATTCATTTTAAAATCAATAAAAGATATTTATTCGGTTCGAAAAAACTCGGAAAACATAAAATTAGCGGTCGATAAAGCATCTAAAATTGTATTTGCATTAAAAAAATTCTCGCACAAAGATCAAGGTGGCTCAAAAGAAAAAGCCAACTTATTAGACAATATCGAAACGGTATTAATACTTCAGCACAACCGTTTAAAACAAGGAATTGAGATAACTAAAAATTACGATGAAATTCCGTTGGTGAATTGTTATCCCGACGAATTGGTACAAGTTTGGACCAACCTGATTTCCAACTCGATTCAGGCAATGGACAACAAAGGCGAGCTAACCATAACTGCGAAAAATCTGGGCGAAAAAGTTCAGATAAGCATTAGCGATACAGGAATTGGGATACCGGATGATATAAAAGAAAAAATATTTGAACCGTTTTTTACAACCAAAAAGGCCGGAGAAGGAACCGGAATCGGACTCGATTTGGTAGCGAAAATAATTGAAAAACACAGTGCCACACTCGATCTTGAAAGTACGGTGGGTGTTGGTACAACTTTCAAAATTACCCTGCCTGTAAACTAA
- a CDS encoding hybrid sensor histidine kinase/response regulator — MEKQTILCVDDEEIILEALQEQLDSCFDGEYNIETSDSGEDALEYFEELIAEGQQVPVIISDYIMPGMKGDELLKRVHELSPGSLKILLTGQASIEGISNAINNAQLYRYIAKPWDKDDLVLTVKEAIKSFLQEIKIRKQNEELLILNASLEDQVAKRTEELRLANASKDKFFSIIAHDLKSPFNALLGLSEIMIENWEVLPDEDKMEFIKDINESSKSTFNLLKNLLEWTRSQTGRIKVEPDKFYPAEIVDENFKVLRQHAESKKITIENNVDNTFLCYADKNMISTVFRNLISNAIKFTHPDGKIIISSSEKNGFYSFCIKDDGIGMDKETQKELFTLSNKSQRTGTSKESGTGLGLILCKEFVEKNKGGISVTSKMNEGSTFCFTLPKAEE, encoded by the coding sequence ATGGAAAAGCAAACTATATTATGCGTCGATGACGAGGAGATAATCCTTGAAGCTTTGCAAGAACAATTGGATTCTTGTTTCGACGGAGAATATAATATCGAAACTTCAGACAGTGGCGAAGACGCGCTGGAGTATTTTGAAGAATTAATAGCGGAAGGACAACAGGTTCCGGTTATTATTTCGGATTACATTATGCCGGGAATGAAAGGCGATGAATTGCTAAAAAGAGTTCATGAATTATCGCCCGGTTCGCTTAAAATATTACTAACCGGACAAGCAAGTATTGAAGGTATTAGTAACGCCATCAATAACGCCCAGTTGTACCGTTACATTGCTAAACCCTGGGACAAAGACGACCTTGTTCTTACGGTAAAAGAAGCCATTAAAAGTTTTCTTCAGGAAATTAAAATACGTAAACAAAATGAAGAACTTCTGATTTTAAATGCTTCGCTGGAAGACCAGGTGGCAAAACGAACTGAAGAATTACGACTGGCAAATGCTTCGAAAGACAAATTCTTTTCGATTATTGCACACGATTTAAAAAGCCCGTTTAATGCCTTATTGGGCCTTTCGGAAATAATGATTGAAAACTGGGAAGTATTACCAGACGAAGACAAAATGGAGTTTATTAAGGACATCAACGAGTCGTCGAAAAGTACGTTCAACTTACTTAAAAACCTACTGGAATGGACTCGCTCGCAAACCGGTAGAATAAAAGTAGAACCCGACAAATTTTATCCGGCAGAAATTGTTGACGAAAACTTTAAAGTTTTACGGCAACACGCCGAGTCGAAAAAAATTACCATTGAAAACAATGTGGATAATACCTTTTTGTGCTACGCCGATAAGAATATGATTTCTACTGTTTTTAGGAATTTAATTTCGAACGCAATCAAATTCACCCATCCCGATGGAAAGATTATTATTTCATCTTCTGAAAAGAATGGTTTCTATTCTTTTTGTATAAAGGATGATGGCATAGGAATGGACAAAGAAACGCAAAAAGAGTTGTTTACTTTAAGTAATAAATCGCAACGTACCGGAACATCAAAAGAAAGCGGTACCGGTTTAGGTCTTATCTTATGCAAGGAGTTTGTTGAAAAAAACAAAGGTGGAATTTCGGTTACAAGTAAGATGAACGAAGGAAGTACCTTTTGTTTTACACTTCCAAAAGCGGAGGAATAA
- a CDS encoding GNAT family N-acetyltransferase, whose protein sequence is MELNIRKSQSGDFHFLEKLEKDSFPNFQQSSRKSIQRSLTSKFQEVLIIETKGNKRVSIGAVVLFKYKQALRIYSIAVLPEYRNKGLGTIAMNHVKNMALAKQYKKVLIEVHVKNKSLIDWYKTNGFKETHVIKDYYTNGEDALKMEYISELVDIPKKTNNIIVINQPHKWTFSDANAKVISVKEYISNPVYHTSSDMRVFNLCSSYKYQSYGYYVSLLASARGHRVIPSTITIRDFKLLNVIHSASYDLEELINKELEKVPADKFKLNIYFGQTAKKGFSLLANRLYQLFETPLFEIEFIKQDKWIIKGIKVLTLNKLPESEIEYINEFARKYFNKRRFNKTKIINYKYDIAILIDPEEQTPPSCKRALQKFKSAANRKGLYAEFITKADFDKLNEFDALFIRETTSVNNHTYEFSRMAYAEGLVVIDDPWSILRCSNKIFQNEIFRKHKILTPQTVVFTKNIFEKKDLDNMNYPLVLKQPDSAFSLGITKVENREEALNAITELFKKSDMIVCQEFLYSEFDWRIGILDNNPIFACKYYMSKGHWQIYNWAGEAEENSGDSETVDIEEVPEEVIRIALKAAALIGDGLYGVDLKLVNDKVYVVEVNDNPNIDVDIEDYVLKDKLYDRIIESIYNRIEISKNIQKINFRNN, encoded by the coding sequence ATGGAATTAAATATTAGAAAGTCGCAATCTGGTGATTTTCATTTTCTCGAAAAGTTAGAAAAAGATTCTTTCCCAAACTTTCAACAAAGTTCACGAAAAAGTATTCAACGTAGCCTGACCAGTAAATTTCAGGAAGTATTAATAATTGAAACAAAAGGCAATAAACGGGTTTCGATAGGCGCAGTGGTTTTGTTTAAATACAAACAGGCCTTGCGCATTTACTCCATTGCTGTTTTGCCGGAATACCGTAACAAAGGACTCGGTACCATTGCAATGAACCATGTGAAAAATATGGCCCTCGCCAAACAATACAAAAAAGTATTGATTGAGGTTCATGTTAAAAACAAAAGTTTGATTGATTGGTACAAAACAAACGGATTTAAGGAAACCCATGTAATTAAGGACTATTACACAAACGGTGAGGATGCCTTAAAAATGGAATACATTTCTGAATTAGTGGACATACCCAAAAAAACAAACAACATTATTGTTATCAATCAACCGCATAAATGGACTTTTAGCGATGCGAATGCCAAAGTTATTTCTGTAAAAGAATACATAAGTAATCCGGTTTATCATACCAGCAGCGACATGCGGGTTTTTAATTTGTGCAGCTCGTACAAATACCAGAGTTATGGTTATTATGTATCCTTGCTGGCCTCGGCGCGTGGTCACCGGGTAATTCCTAGCACCATTACCATCCGCGATTTTAAATTGCTGAATGTGATTCATTCGGCTTCATACGACCTGGAAGAGCTTATAAATAAAGAGCTTGAAAAAGTTCCTGCTGATAAATTTAAGCTTAACATTTATTTTGGACAAACCGCAAAAAAGGGATTTAGTTTGCTGGCAAACCGGCTTTATCAGTTGTTTGAAACTCCTCTGTTTGAAATTGAATTTATAAAGCAGGATAAATGGATTATTAAAGGAATTAAGGTTTTAACACTGAATAAACTGCCGGAAAGCGAAATCGAGTACATCAATGAATTTGCCCGGAAATATTTTAACAAACGACGGTTTAACAAAACCAAAATCATCAATTACAAGTACGACATTGCAATTCTGATCGATCCGGAGGAACAAACACCTCCATCGTGCAAGCGGGCGTTGCAAAAGTTTAAAAGTGCTGCCAACCGAAAAGGACTCTACGCCGAATTTATTACAAAGGCCGATTTTGATAAACTGAATGAATTTGACGCGCTGTTTATTCGCGAAACCACAAGTGTAAATAATCATACCTACGAATTTTCGCGAATGGCTTACGCCGAAGGCCTCGTGGTTATTGATGATCCGTGGTCGATACTAAGGTGCTCGAACAAGATTTTTCAGAATGAGATTTTTAGAAAACATAAAATACTAACGCCTCAAACGGTTGTATTTACCAAGAATATTTTTGAGAAAAAAGACCTGGATAATATGAATTATCCGCTGGTTTTAAAACAGCCCGACAGTGCCTTCTCGCTGGGGATTACGAAAGTAGAAAACAGGGAAGAAGCGTTAAATGCAATAACCGAATTGTTTAAAAAATCGGATATGATTGTTTGTCAGGAGTTTCTGTATTCCGAATTTGACTGGCGAATTGGCATTCTGGACAACAACCCTATTTTTGCCTGCAAATACTACATGTCGAAAGGGCACTGGCAAATTTACAACTGGGCGGGCGAAGCAGAAGAGAACTCCGGAGATTCTGAAACAGTAGATATTGAGGAGGTTCCGGAAGAAGTAATTCGAATAGCGCTTAAAGCTGCTGCCTTAATTGGTGACGGATTGTACGGAGTGGATTTAAAATTGGTAAACGACAAGGTGTATGTGGTTGAAGTAAACGACAATCCAAACATCGACGTTGATATTGAAGATTATGTTTTGAAGGACAAACTTTACGACCGGATTATTGAATCGATTTATAACCGGATCGAAATTTCGAAAAACATTCAAAAAATAAATTTCAGAAATAATTAA